One part of the Patescibacteria group bacterium genome encodes these proteins:
- a CDS encoding nucleoside monophosphate kinase: MSTSHARPMNLVLLGPPGSGKGTQSQLLEERFSLYHLGTGDLIRAVLHRAGGTDTFANEVQERYSAGVPQPDHVILEMVEHELTRLHHKTGFVFDAFPLSLPQAIDLERMVQKFDMRAPIAISIDVIREEAVRRLTLRKYCPNDKLVFHPQDADYKGNHCHICSAELQHRSDDTPEIAGKRYDGYVQRILDLKAFYKERGRLLDVNGEQPIKAVFNDILHALVPYL; the protein is encoded by the coding sequence ATGTCTACCTCACACGCTCGCCCAATGAACCTAGTGCTCCTTGGCCCACCAGGCTCGGGGAAAGGCACGCAGAGTCAGCTCCTTGAGGAGCGTTTTTCGTTATACCATTTGGGAACAGGTGATTTGATCAGAGCAGTTTTGCATCGTGCAGGTGGGACGGATACTTTTGCGAATGAGGTGCAGGAACGCTACAGCGCTGGGGTACCGCAGCCCGACCACGTCATACTGGAAATGGTGGAGCACGAACTGACCCGTTTGCACCACAAAACCGGTTTTGTCTTTGACGCTTTTCCACTTTCGCTACCCCAGGCAATTGATCTGGAGCGGATGGTACAGAAGTTTGATATGCGGGCGCCCATTGCCATCTCCATTGATGTGATTCGGGAGGAAGCTGTACGCCGCCTCACCCTGCGGAAGTACTGCCCAAATGACAAACTGGTTTTCCACCCGCAGGACGCTGATTACAAAGGCAACCACTGTCATATCTGTAGTGCAGAACTCCAGCATCGATCAGATGACACACCGGAAATTGCTGGGAAGCGGTACGATGGGTACGTGCAGCGTATTCTGGATTTGAAAGCTTTCTACAAGGAACGTGGTCGTCTGCTGGATGTGAATGGTGAGCAACCCATCAAGGCTGTTTTCAACGACATCCTTCACGCACTGGTGCCATACCTATGA
- the map gene encoding type I methionyl aminopeptidase translates to MIRLKSAQDIAILREGGAILARTLHTVREAVVPGVRAAFLDSIAEEAILQAGGKPAFKGYEGFPATLCVSINDAVVHGIPGEQVLQEGDIVGIDCGVTYKGLITDAAMTVPVGKVKKDAQKLIRVAEEALQEAIAFAAPGKMTGDLGALIQRYVEKRGFGIVRALVGHGVGYAVHEEPKVPNYGVVGSGTILEPGLVIAIEPMITAGGYEVKTHKDGWTIVTADGSLAAHAEHTVVITETGCEILTQI, encoded by the coding sequence ATGATTCGCTTGAAATCTGCCCAAGACATTGCCATCCTCCGCGAGGGCGGTGCGATTTTAGCACGAACATTGCATACGGTTCGTGAGGCAGTTGTTCCTGGGGTACGGGCAGCATTCTTGGACAGTATTGCGGAAGAAGCTATTCTGCAGGCGGGAGGAAAACCGGCGTTCAAAGGCTACGAAGGGTTCCCTGCCACGCTCTGCGTCTCCATTAACGATGCAGTGGTGCACGGCATTCCGGGCGAGCAAGTTTTGCAGGAGGGGGATATCGTGGGCATTGATTGTGGCGTGACCTACAAGGGGTTGATTACCGACGCGGCGATGACCGTTCCGGTTGGCAAGGTCAAGAAAGACGCGCAGAAGTTAATTCGGGTGGCCGAGGAAGCGCTTCAGGAAGCCATTGCTTTTGCCGCGCCAGGGAAAATGACCGGTGACTTGGGTGCGCTTATTCAACGGTATGTAGAGAAGCGGGGTTTTGGTATTGTTCGGGCGTTGGTTGGTCACGGCGTTGGCTATGCTGTGCACGAAGAACCCAAGGTGCCCAACTACGGCGTCGTCGGGAGCGGCACAATCCTGGAGCCAGGTTTGGTCATTGCCATTGAACCCATGATTACCGCGGGTGGGTATGAAGTGAAGACGCACAAAGATGGCTGGACCATTGTGACGGCAGACGGCAGCTTGGCCGCCCATGCCGAGCATACAGTGGTGATTACCGAAACCGGCTGCGAGATTCTTACCCAGATATGA
- the ruvX gene encoding Holliday junction resolvase RuvX — MKILGIDWGERHLGLALSSEDGAWAFPWKTESIRGFSHAMQVITQIVGAEKIGAVVVGLPLGMNGKDTPQTSRVREVVADLSNLISVPVEMVDERLTTQSAVRLQQDGDRHTDAPNDTQAAVAILQTYLDQHRS, encoded by the coding sequence ATGAAAATTTTGGGTATTGATTGGGGCGAGCGACACTTGGGGCTGGCGTTGAGTAGTGAAGACGGTGCTTGGGCCTTTCCCTGGAAGACCGAAAGCATCCGGGGTTTTTCGCATGCCATGCAGGTCATTACCCAGATTGTGGGAGCAGAGAAAATTGGGGCCGTCGTGGTGGGGTTACCATTAGGGATGAACGGAAAAGACACGCCACAGACCAGCCGGGTACGGGAAGTCGTGGCAGATTTGTCCAATCTGATTTCGGTTCCGGTGGAGATGGTTGATGAGCGTTTGACCACCCAGTCGGCCGTGCGTTTGCAGCAGGATGGTGATCGGCATACTGATGCGCCAAATGACACCCAGGCAGCAGTGGCGATTCTCCAAACCTACCTTGACCAGCATCGGTCATGA
- the rplO gene encoding 50S ribosomal protein L15, with amino-acid sequence MATTLHTLKPNKGSRKRSVRIGRGNASGHGAYSGRGIKGQRARSGGRKNLARRGLKQMLMQLPKNRGFRSMHAAAAVVNLSLLQSTFPAHTHVTPVLLLRRKLITSTKYVKILGDGTLKNALDVHAHAFSATAKTAIEKAGGTVHIMVVPKQPTPRRQAERLAKAAAAA; translated from the coding sequence ATGGCAACCACGCTCCACACCCTCAAACCCAACAAAGGTAGCCGCAAGCGCAGTGTGCGTATTGGACGTGGGAACGCGTCTGGTCATGGTGCGTACAGTGGCCGAGGTATCAAAGGCCAACGCGCCCGAAGTGGTGGCCGGAAGAACCTGGCTCGCCGGGGTTTGAAGCAAATGCTCATGCAGTTGCCCAAGAACCGCGGTTTCCGGAGCATGCACGCAGCGGCAGCGGTGGTGAATCTCTCCCTCTTGCAATCAACCTTTCCTGCACATACGCATGTGACCCCAGTGCTCCTGCTCCGCCGGAAGCTCATCACCAGCACCAAGTATGTGAAAATCTTGGGTGATGGGACATTGAAGAATGCATTGGATGTGCACGCGCATGCGTTTTCTGCGACGGCCAAAACTGCCATTGAAAAAGCTGGGGGCACTGTGCATATCATGGTGGTTCCAAAGCAACCCACGCCTCGCCGTCAGGCAGAGCGTCTCGCCAAAGCCGCAGCTGCGGCCTAG
- a CDS encoding MraY family glycosyltransferase encodes MNFVLAFGAAFLLSLGLTPMVRRVALRWGIVDRPSDAPDRKIQTQPIALLGGIAPFLSFTMVSWGFALGTDWFLQGFLQPKFLLGMTVAGVVLMIGGVLDDVKHLRPSRQLLFPILAVLIIIASGIGIPYITNPFGGIINLESVSWTVLVIAGVPYMLTLFADLFAFGWVMATTYTTKILDGLDGLVAGTTLIGGIVIAILSFSKEVYQPELAVLALALAGAAAGFLVWNWHPAKIFLGEGGSTWTGFMLGTLAILAGGKIATALLILGIPALDVAWVILRRLFGHRSAASADRGHLHFRLLDAGLSHRQAVLMLYTITAVFGMVTLVTRGPQKVYALLGLAGVMVLLATAVVLAYRQKQRR; translated from the coding sequence ATGAACTTCGTGCTTGCCTTTGGCGCTGCTTTTTTGCTCAGCCTGGGTCTGACCCCGATGGTGAGACGCGTCGCGTTACGCTGGGGGATTGTTGACCGGCCCAGCGACGCGCCAGACCGGAAGATCCAAACCCAACCCATTGCCTTGCTGGGTGGCATTGCGCCGTTCCTGAGTTTTACCATGGTAAGTTGGGGCTTTGCGTTGGGCACTGATTGGTTTCTGCAAGGTTTTTTGCAACCCAAGTTTCTCTTGGGTATGACCGTGGCTGGTGTCGTGCTTATGATTGGCGGTGTGCTGGATGATGTGAAGCACCTTCGCCCCAGCCGGCAGCTACTCTTCCCAATTCTCGCTGTACTCATCATCATCGCATCTGGTATTGGCATCCCGTACATTACCAATCCTTTTGGCGGAATCATCAATTTAGAAAGCGTATCCTGGACTGTGCTGGTGATTGCCGGCGTGCCGTACATGCTCACCTTGTTCGCTGACCTCTTTGCCTTTGGTTGGGTCATGGCCACCACGTACACCACCAAGATTCTGGATGGGTTGGATGGTTTGGTCGCCGGCACCACGCTCATTGGTGGTATTGTCATTGCCATCCTCAGTTTTTCCAAAGAGGTATACCAGCCAGAGCTGGCCGTGCTCGCGCTGGCTTTGGCCGGAGCCGCAGCCGGGTTCTTGGTGTGGAACTGGCACCCAGCAAAAATTTTCTTGGGTGAAGGTGGGTCAACCTGGACTGGCTTCATGCTGGGCACGCTCGCTATTCTCGCCGGGGGAAAAATTGCCACCGCCTTGCTCATCCTGGGCATTCCCGCGCTGGACGTCGCTTGGGTCATTCTCCGACGTTTATTCGGCCACCGATCTGCAGCCAGTGCAGACAGAGGACACCTGCACTTCCGTTTGCTGGACGCTGGTTTGAGCCACCGACAGGCAGTGCTCATGCTGTATACCATCACTGCAGTGTTTGGTATGGTCACCCTGGTCACGCGCGGCCCGCAGAAAGTGTACGCCCTCTTGGGGCTGGCAGGAGTCATGGTGCTGCTGGCAACGGCAGTCGTTCTTGCTTACAGGCAGAAACAGCGTAGATAA
- the secY gene encoding preprotein translocase subunit SecY, which produces MLERLRQLWNVRELRNKILFVLGMLVIFRILAHIPIPAIDAAGLKSFLSGNPLLGLLNLFSGGGLENFSIVMLGVGPYITASIIMQLLTMIVPKLEAIQKDGESGQAKINQYTRYLTLPMALLQGFSTLTFLRQQAGGASVLGAISPFDMVVALAAILGGTMLLMWIGELISEKKVGNGISLLIFAGIIAQLPQSVQQTVSVIDQTQILTIVSFLVIGLITIAGVVFVTEGQRNIPVTYAKRAIGTSSMGGVNTHLPLRVNQAGVIPIIFAVSIILFPPLIAQFFTTSATPWIANLAVWVRDFFQNQTYYGLMYFILVVAFTYFYTAVVFQPQQIAENLQKQGGFIPGIRPGTPTAHYLSYVSNRIILGGALFLGLIAVLPTILQSFSNMQSIAIGGTSLLIVVSVVLEMLKQVQAQLVMRDYESFYK; this is translated from the coding sequence ATGCTAGAACGCCTCCGTCAGCTCTGGAACGTCCGAGAACTGCGGAATAAAATTCTGTTCGTGCTTGGAATGCTCGTGATTTTTCGCATTCTGGCACATATTCCCATTCCGGCCATAGACGCAGCGGGTCTGAAGTCCTTCCTCTCCGGCAACCCACTGCTTGGGCTTTTGAATTTGTTCTCCGGTGGTGGTCTGGAAAACTTCTCCATTGTCATGTTGGGTGTGGGGCCGTACATTACGGCTTCCATTATCATGCAGCTGCTCACCATGATTGTGCCAAAGCTGGAAGCGATTCAGAAAGACGGTGAGTCAGGGCAAGCAAAAATTAACCAGTATACGCGCTACCTGACACTGCCCATGGCTTTGCTCCAGGGTTTTAGCACCCTCACGTTCCTGCGGCAGCAAGCGGGCGGGGCTTCCGTGCTTGGCGCCATCTCCCCGTTTGACATGGTTGTGGCTCTTGCGGCAATTTTGGGCGGCACCATGCTGCTCATGTGGATTGGTGAACTTATCTCCGAGAAAAAAGTTGGGAACGGCATTTCTCTACTCATTTTTGCTGGGATCATCGCCCAGCTCCCGCAGTCGGTGCAGCAGACGGTCAGCGTCATTGATCAAACGCAAATTCTGACCATTGTCTCTTTCTTGGTCATTGGACTCATTACCATTGCGGGTGTGGTTTTTGTCACCGAAGGGCAGCGGAATATCCCCGTGACCTACGCCAAGCGGGCAATTGGTACTAGCTCTATGGGTGGGGTAAACACGCACCTCCCTTTGCGGGTGAACCAGGCCGGCGTTATCCCCATTATTTTCGCCGTGTCTATCATTCTCTTCCCCCCACTCATTGCGCAGTTTTTCACCACGAGCGCTACTCCGTGGATTGCAAACCTGGCGGTGTGGGTTCGGGATTTTTTCCAAAATCAGACCTACTACGGGCTCATGTACTTTATCTTGGTCGTGGCGTTTACGTACTTCTACACCGCCGTGGTTTTCCAGCCCCAGCAAATTGCTGAAAACCTCCAGAAGCAAGGCGGGTTCATTCCTGGCATTCGTCCCGGCACACCCACAGCGCACTACCTGAGCTACGTCAGCAATCGTATTATCTTGGGTGGCGCGCTTTTCTTGGGTCTCATTGCGGTTTTGCCCACAATCTTGCAGTCATTTTCCAACATGCAGTCAATTGCCATTGGCGGTACTAGTTTGCTCATCGTCGTCAGCGTCGTACTGGAAATGCTGAAGCAAGTGCAGGCGCAGCTGGTGATGCGGGACTACGAGTCATTCTACAAGTAA